The Alphaproteobacteria bacterium genome contains a region encoding:
- a CDS encoding flagellar motor protein MotA has translation MARDLDPFKLSSPRIFLVRMMVFLILCALVVVVLHKQIVVAFMSNPGLNALIVAVLVIGVLLSFRQVIRLFAEVAWVNGFRLADPGLAVARPPVLLAPMATILGERAGRMAISPTTMRGLMDSIATRLDEARDISRYMTSLLVFLGLLGTFWGLIETVGSVGSVIQNLKVGGEAGAVFDTLREGLAAPLGGMGISFSSSLFGLAGSLALGFLDLQAGQAQNRFYMELEDWLSTIVSDLTVDAEARPVAAAPSGEMRSAIDKLKEAVAETGSNKAATAAMANLAEAIHGLVSHMRTEQQMIRDWADAQAAQGREMNRLLERIAGEEPRKDELRKTVR, from the coding sequence ATGGCGCGAGATCTCGATCCGTTTAAACTCTCCTCACCCCGGATTTTTCTGGTCCGGATGATGGTGTTCCTGATCCTGTGCGCGCTCGTCGTCGTGGTGCTGCACAAGCAGATCGTCGTCGCCTTCATGTCGAACCCCGGCCTCAATGCGCTGATCGTCGCCGTGCTGGTGATCGGCGTGCTGCTGTCGTTCCGGCAAGTCATCCGCCTGTTCGCCGAGGTCGCCTGGGTGAACGGATTCCGCCTCGCCGATCCCGGGCTTGCGGTCGCGCGACCGCCGGTCCTGCTCGCCCCAATGGCGACCATCCTCGGCGAGCGCGCCGGGCGCATGGCGATCTCGCCGACCACCATGCGCGGCCTGATGGATTCGATTGCCACCCGCCTCGACGAAGCGCGCGACATCTCGCGCTATATGACGAGCCTGCTCGTGTTCCTCGGCCTGCTCGGCACCTTCTGGGGCCTGATCGAAACCGTCGGCTCGGTCGGCAGCGTCATTCAGAACCTCAAGGTGGGCGGCGAAGCGGGCGCGGTGTTCGATACGCTGCGCGAAGGGCTTGCGGCGCCGCTCGGCGGCATGGGCATTTCGTTTTCATCCTCACTGTTCGGCCTTGCGGGTTCGCTCGCGCTCGGGTTCCTCGACCTGCAGGCCGGCCAGGCGCAAAACCGCTTCTACATGGAGCTGGAAGACTGGCTCTCCACAATCGTGAGCGACCTGACGGTCGATGCCGAGGCGCGCCCGGTCGCCGCCGCGCCATCCGGCGAGATGCGCAGCGCAATCGACAAGCTCAAGGAAGCCGTCGCCGAGACCGGATCGAACAAGGCCGCGACCGCTGCGATGGCGAACCTCGCGGAAGCGATCCACGGCCTCGTTTCCCACATGCGCACCGAGCAGCAGATGATCCGCGACTGGGCCGACGCGCAGGCCGCGCAGGGGCGAGAGATGAACCGCCTGCTCGAACGCATCGCCGGCGAAGAGCCGCGCAAGGACGAACTGCGCAAAACCGTGAGATAG
- a CDS encoding peptidoglycan -binding protein, whose amino-acid sequence MALARRGRERGVDYWPGFVDALSTLILGIVFLLSVFVIVQFFLSQEVTGKDTALARLNAQLAQLTEMLSLEKVGKSNLEDTLASMRANLAASESDRDRLKGLYEGLQSGSGKANELAGQLDNQKSLTSRAMAQVELLNQQIAALRRQLSALESALEASEGKDKDSQARIADLGQRLNLALAQRVQELSRFRSEFFGRLRTILGDRPDIRVVGDRFVFQSEVFFDPGQAVLQPGGRAELDKLAAALIELDKQIPKDIAWVLRVDGHTDVRPIASSSFPSNWELSAARAISVVQYLIAKGISPQRLVAAGFGEFQPLDPGTSDEAYRRNRRIELKLTER is encoded by the coding sequence ATGGCGCTTGCCCGCAGAGGCCGCGAACGCGGCGTCGATTACTGGCCCGGCTTCGTCGACGCGCTCTCGACGTTGATCCTCGGCATCGTGTTTCTGCTTTCGGTGTTCGTGATCGTGCAGTTCTTCCTGTCCCAGGAAGTGACGGGCAAGGACACGGCGCTGGCCCGGCTCAATGCGCAGCTTGCCCAGCTCACCGAAATGCTGTCGCTCGAGAAGGTCGGCAAGTCGAACCTCGAAGACACGCTGGCGAGCATGCGCGCCAACCTTGCGGCCTCCGAAAGCGATCGCGACCGCCTTAAGGGCCTCTACGAAGGTTTGCAGTCGGGCAGCGGCAAGGCGAACGAGCTTGCCGGCCAGCTTGACAATCAGAAGAGCCTGACCTCGCGCGCCATGGCGCAGGTGGAATTGCTCAACCAGCAGATCGCCGCGCTGCGCCGCCAGCTTTCCGCGCTCGAGAGCGCACTCGAAGCCTCCGAGGGCAAGGACAAGGACTCACAGGCGCGCATCGCCGATCTCGGGCAGCGCCTCAACCTCGCGCTGGCGCAACGCGTGCAGGAATTGTCGCGCTTCCGTTCCGAATTTTTCGGCCGCCTGCGCACAATCCTCGGCGACCGGCCCGACATCCGCGTGGTGGGCGACCGCTTCGTGTTCCAGTCGGAGGTGTTCTTCGATCCCGGACAGGCCGTGCTGCAGCCGGGCGGGCGCGCCGAGCTCGACAAGCTCGCCGCCGCGCTGATCGAGCTCGACAAGCAGATTCCGAAGGATATCGCCTGGGTGCTGCGCGTCGACGGCCACACCGACGTGCGCCCGATCGCAAGCTCCTCCTTTCCGTCGAACTGGGAGCTCTCCGCCGCGCGCGCGATCTCCGTGGTGCAATATCTCATCGCCAAAGGCATCTCGCCGCAGCGTCTCGTCGCCGCCGGCTTCGGCGAATTCCAGCCGCTCGATCCGGGAACGAGCGACGAAGCCTACCGCCGCAATCGCCGCATCGAGCTGAAGCTGACGGAGCGGTAG
- a CDS encoding inositol monophosphatase family protein yields MPAQSALLNVMESAARKAGRSLKRDFGEVANLQVSLKGPANFVSAADHRAEQILRAELLKARPGYGFLGEEGGSHEGTDKTHTWVVDPLDGTTNFLHSIPHFCISIALVREGTPIAGLIYNPANDEFFTAERGKGAFLNDRRIRVAARRRLADAVVCCALPHHGRGDLALFRREMEAIQDKVAGLRRFGAAALDLAYIAAGRFDAYWERGLSPWDFAAGVLMVREAGGFVTDLADRERTIEAGDVIAGNEFMHREVLGLLQKA; encoded by the coding sequence TTGCCCGCCCAGTCCGCCCTGCTCAACGTGATGGAATCCGCCGCGCGCAAGGCAGGCCGCAGCCTCAAGCGCGACTTCGGCGAAGTCGCGAACCTGCAGGTCTCGCTCAAGGGCCCGGCGAATTTCGTGTCCGCTGCCGACCATCGCGCCGAGCAGATTCTCCGCGCCGAGCTGTTGAAGGCGCGCCCAGGCTACGGCTTTCTCGGCGAGGAAGGCGGCAGCCACGAAGGCACAGACAAGACCCACACCTGGGTGGTCGATCCGCTCGACGGCACCACCAACTTCCTGCACAGCATTCCGCATTTCTGCATCTCGATCGCGCTGGTGCGCGAGGGAACGCCGATCGCCGGCCTGATCTACAATCCGGCGAACGACGAGTTCTTCACCGCCGAGCGGGGCAAGGGCGCGTTCCTCAACGACCGCCGCATCCGCGTCGCGGCGCGCCGGCGGCTGGCGGACGCCGTCGTATGCTGTGCCTTGCCGCATCACGGGCGCGGCGATCTTGCGCTGTTCCGCCGCGAGATGGAGGCGATCCAGGACAAGGTCGCGGGGCTCCGTCGCTTCGGCGCGGCGGCGCTCGACCTCGCCTACATCGCCGCCGGTCGCTTCGACGCCTATTGGGAGCGCGGGCTATCGCCGTGGGATTTCGCGGCCGGCGTGCTGATGGTGCGCGAGGCGGGCGGCTTCGTCACCGACCTCGCAGACCGCGAGCGCACCATCGAGGCGGGCGACGTGATCGCCGGCAACGAGTTCATGCACCGGGAGGTGCTGGGACTGCTGCAGAAGGCCTAA
- a CDS encoding HcpA family protein: MMRGFLLCATAIASLTAADTARAQPLQITPPAARPPASIPAKKPAQKPAAAKPAQKPVVAKSAAPGSVEPKAARPEPATPLPPSAFAPEQTPAVPFTPPEKSLPQTSQQAALQPQPAPGGQGDIAFGAFQRGYYLEAFKEASRRAGEGDAVAMTLLGELCANGYGVPKDEAKALAWFSLAADRGDRQAIFALAMFRFAGRGAPQDQAEAAALLERAAKLGHVAAMYNLALLYLDGRQVAQNAAHAAELFRSAADAGSPEAQYALATLYKEGTGVPKDPAASAKLLAAAARSGNDSAQVEYAIALFNGTGIAKDESAAAALFRKVATQGNAIAQNRLARILATGRGMPTDPVAAVKWHTIAKAGGASDVWLENYMQTIKEADRSAGENAARLWLAHAQPRS, translated from the coding sequence ATGATGCGCGGGTTCCTCCTTTGCGCCACTGCGATCGCCTCTTTGACAGCGGCCGATACGGCACGCGCGCAGCCGCTGCAAATCACGCCACCCGCCGCGCGGCCGCCCGCGAGCATTCCGGCGAAGAAGCCCGCGCAAAAACCCGCGGCCGCCAAGCCTGCGCAAAAGCCCGTTGTCGCCAAGTCCGCGGCTCCGGGGTCGGTCGAGCCGAAGGCTGCGAGGCCCGAACCGGCTACCCCCTTGCCGCCGAGCGCCTTCGCACCGGAGCAGACCCCGGCGGTGCCGTTCACGCCGCCGGAGAAATCGCTGCCGCAGACCTCCCAGCAGGCGGCATTGCAGCCGCAGCCGGCCCCGGGCGGTCAAGGCGATATCGCGTTCGGCGCCTTCCAGCGCGGCTACTACCTCGAAGCCTTCAAGGAGGCCTCGCGCCGCGCGGGCGAAGGCGATGCCGTTGCGATGACGCTCCTCGGCGAGCTCTGCGCCAACGGCTACGGTGTGCCCAAGGACGAGGCGAAAGCGCTCGCCTGGTTCTCCCTCGCGGCGGATCGCGGCGACCGGCAGGCAATCTTCGCGCTCGCCATGTTCCGCTTCGCCGGACGGGGCGCGCCGCAGGATCAGGCCGAAGCCGCCGCGCTGCTCGAGAGGGCCGCGAAGCTCGGCCATGTCGCCGCGATGTACAATCTCGCGCTGCTCTATCTCGACGGCCGCCAGGTGGCCCAGAATGCGGCGCATGCGGCCGAGCTTTTCCGCAGCGCCGCCGATGCGGGCAGTCCGGAGGCGCAATACGCGCTGGCGACGCTCTACAAGGAAGGCACGGGCGTGCCGAAGGATCCGGCTGCGTCCGCAAAGCTGCTCGCCGCAGCGGCGCGCAGCGGCAACGATTCCGCGCAGGTAGAATACGCGATCGCGCTGTTCAACGGCACCGGCATAGCCAAGGACGAGAGCGCCGCCGCCGCGCTGTTCCGCAAGGTCGCCACACAGGGCAACGCGATCGCGCAGAACCGCCTCGCACGCATCCTCGCGACAGGCCGCGGCATGCCGACCGATCCGGTCGCTGCCGTCAAATGGCACACTATCGCCAAGGCGGGCGGTGCGTCCGACGTGTGGCTCGAGAACTACATGCAGACGATCAAGGAAGCCGACCGCAGCGCCGGCGAGAATGCCGCGCGGCTCTGGCTCGCCCACGCGCAACCGCGCTCCTGA